A DNA window from Ctenopharyngodon idella isolate HZGC_01 chromosome 8, HZGC01, whole genome shotgun sequence contains the following coding sequences:
- the exorh gene encoding extra-ocular rhodopsin — MNGTEGPNFYVPMSNKTGLVRSPFEEPQYYLAEPWKYSLLAAYMLFLIATSFPVNFLTLYVTVQHKKLRTPLNFILLNLAVADLFMVVGGFTVTLYTALNGYFVLGVTGCNIEGFFATLGGEIALWSLVVLAIERYIVVCKPMTTFRFSEKHAIIGVGFTWVMALTCAMPPLLGWSRYIPEGMQCSCGIDYYTPKPEVNNTSFVIYMFVLHFSIPLLIIFFCYSRLLCTVRAAAAQQQESETTQRAEREVTRMVVVMVIAFLVCWVPYASVAWYIFANQGAEFGPVAMTVPAFFAKSAALYNPVIYIILNRQFRNCMLTTVCCGKNPFGEEETSMTVSSKTQSSVVSSAQVAPA, encoded by the exons ATGAATGGAACGGAAGGTCCGAATTTCTACGTGCCGATGTCCAACAAGACCGGTTTGGTTCGCAGCCCGTTTGAGGAGCCGCAGTACTACTTAGCGGAGCCGTGGAAGTACTCGCTGCTGGCCGCATACATGCTCTTCCTCATCGCCACCTCATTCCCCGTCAACTTCCTCACGCTCTATGTCACGGTGCAGCACAAGAAGCTCCGCACACCCCTCAACTTCATCCTACTCAATCTGGCCGTGGCCGACCTGTTCATGGTGGTGGGCGGCTTCACCGTCACGCTCTACACGGCCCTGAATGGGTACTTCGTCCTCGGGGTCACGGGTTGCAACATCGAAGGCTTTTTCGCCACCCTGGGTG GTGAGATCGCGCTGTGGTCTCTGGTGGTCTTGGCTATCGAGCGCTACATTGTGGTGTGTAAGCCAATGACCACGTTTCGTTTCAGTGAGAAGCACGCCATCATAGGAGTGGGCTTCACCTGGGTCATGGCCCTCACCTGCGCCATGCCGCCCCTGCTGGGATGGTCCAG gtatATTCCGGAGGGAATGCAGTGCTCCTGCGGAATAGATTACTACACTCCCAAACCTGAAGTCAACAACACCTCGTTTGTCATCTACATGTTCGTCCTGCATTTCTCCATCCCACTGCTGATCATCTTCTTCTGCTACAGTCGTCTGCTCTGCACTGTCCGCGCG GCTGCTGCTcagcagcaggaatcagagacGACCCAGCGGGCTGAGCGGGAAGTGACGCGTATGGTGGTTGTCATGGTGATTGCGTTCCTAGTGTGCTGGGTGCCATATGCCAGTGTGGCCTGGTACATCTTTGCTAATCAAGGGGCTGAATTTGGTCCTGTCGCCATGACAGTACCAGCTTTCTTTGCTAAGAGTGCAGCGCTCTACAACCCGGTCATCTACATCATACTCAACAGACAG TTCAGGAACTGCATGCTCACTACGGTCTGCTGTGGAAAGAACCCGTTTGGTGAGGAGGAGACCAGCATGACGGTCTCCAGTAAGACCCAGTCCTCGGTGGTCTCGTCCGCTCAAGTGGCTCCCGCCTGA